The proteins below are encoded in one region of Apodemus sylvaticus chromosome 13, mApoSyl1.1, whole genome shotgun sequence:
- the LOC127663592 gene encoding LOW QUALITY PROTEIN: PRAME family member 7-like (The sequence of the model RefSeq protein was modified relative to this genomic sequence to represent the inferred CDS: substituted 1 base at 1 genomic stop codon) codes for MVAAWPFTCLPVGALMKTPDVEDLQAVLDGIDILLTQNVSPRSRKLQVLDFRDVHQDFGDVWAGRKDEVCSAKTGNEKQVAKHIPRYALRQRLKVVTDLSLDFSLQQHQTYLLQWAQQRKDSLRLCCLKMKICHFPVEIIREILNIFQPNYIEELEIYTKQDLSFLGCFSPCFGLMRNLRKFHLREIRLRISLSGVLHFADVKDCAAKLLSQFSKLNYLQHLSMNGGYFSSDNMKLLFRCLKSALESLSMTVCQLSKSDLKHTSVCQRLYQLKHLHFDDVVLPKSCSKSLXILLENESETLQTRQLENCRMNDSQLKILLPALGQCSQLTSVNFYENDFSTAVIKDLLQCMANQSKLVVEQYPAPLECYDHEGYLIVDRFSQLCQNLMDILRARRQPKTITFASETCRYCWSRCIYDMKTRLCRCWR; via the exons atggtggcagcctggccctTTACCTGCCTCCCTGTGGGGGCGCTGATGAAAACCCCTGATGTGGAGGACTTGCAAGCTGTGCTGGATGGCATAGATATACTGCTGACACAGAATGTTAGTCCCAG aagcaggaagcttcAAGTCCTGGACTTCAGAGATGTGCACCAGGATTTTGGGGATGTATGGGCTGGAAGAAAGGATGAAGTCTGCTCAGCAAAGACTGGGAATGAGAAACAAGTTGCAAAGCACATTCCTAGATATGCACTGAGGCAGCGTTTGAAGGTGGTCACTGACCTGAGCCTTGACTTCTCTCTGCAACAACATCAAACATACTTACTACaatgggcccagcagagaaaagaCTCTTTGAGGCTATGCTGTCTGAAGATGAAGATTTGTCACTTCCCAGTGGAGATTATCAGGGAGATCTTGAACATTTTTCAGCCAAACTATATTGAGGAATTGGAAATATACACAAAACAGGACCTATCCTTTCTAGGTTGCTTTTCACCTTGCTTTGGCCTGATGAGAAATCTTCGCAAATTCCATCTAAGGGAAATAAGATTGAGGATCTCACTTAGTGGTGTGCTTCATTTTGCAGATGTAAAGGACTGTGCTGCCAAActcctttctcagttctccaaactCAACTATCTCCAACACCTCTCCATGAATGGTGGCTACTTTTCCAGTGACAACATGAAACTGTTGTTCAG atgccTGAAGAGTGCCTTGGAGTCCTTGTCTATGACTGTCTGCCAACTCTCCAAGTCAGACTTGAAACACACGTCAGTGTGTCAGAGGCTCTATCAACTGAAACACCTGCACTTCGATGATGTAGTGCTTCCCAAGTCCTGTTCCAAGAGTCTCTGAATTCTCCTAGAGAATGAATCTGAAACTCTGCAAACCCGGCAGTTAGAGAACTGCAGGATGAATGACTCTCAGCTCAAAATCCTTTTGCCTGCTCTGGGCCAGTGCTCACAGCTCACCTCTGTCAATTTCTATGAGAATGACTTCTCCACTGCTGTAATAAAGGACCTTCTGCAATGCATGGCCAATCAAAGCAAGCTGGTTGTTGAGCAGTACCCTGCCCCACTAGAGTGCTATGATCACGAGGGTTATCTTATAGTGGACAGATTTTCCCAACTGTGTCAAAATCTCATGGACATTCTCAGGGCCAGAAGGCAGCCCAAGACAATCACATTTGCTTCAGAAACCTGCCGTTATTGTTGGAGTCGCTGCATCTATGATATGAAGACCAGACTTTGCCGTTGCTGGCGGTAA